In the Myxocyprinus asiaticus isolate MX2 ecotype Aquarium Trade chromosome 31, UBuf_Myxa_2, whole genome shotgun sequence genome, AGCTTCAACTACAGTCCAACAGTGCAGTGGTATATAATATTcaccctccacctccccaactCCCCCTGCCTAGATCTGCTTATGGGGGGTAACTGTCGTGTTCATCAGCAGCAGCATATCTCAACAGAAGCAGTGTATTGACCATGTTAAGCAGCAGCAGCTGCATGtgtaagcagatctagtctgccaagaccaaacctactctCAATACCATTTACACAATAAACTATTTTGTCAAGTCTACTcaagagttgtcctaactgaaccATATTAGTTGCCCAATCAACATGCAGGTTATGCTTAGTGAGCCTGGGGTATCTAAGGACAATTGGAGCATAGGGAGAAAAAGAGCACTAGTGCCTCCCGGTGAGTTCCCCAAATGAGAAAACTCATTGGAGCGGTAGCCGTGTACACCTCAATTTATAATTCTCAATATAAACAGCAGCTCATAGAAATAAGTTCCCCAGTGGTTACTCGTGAATTTGATGAGTTTCAGAATCCTTTCAAAGCTGTCAATGAGTTCCACTTAGCTTTTTCATTCAAATGTGTGCTATGCTTGGGCCGTCCACATGCGTGTCCTTCTTgggagttaattttttttttttttttttttttgtgattaattgTAGTGGCTTCCTTTTAAAATTATAGCTTCCATGTGTGGGAAAGAGTATTTGACACTACTCCAAAAAGATTAGAGAAAAGCCTTATATTTAGTGAAAAAATAACAAGTGAAAAACAAAACCATGTAGAAGTAGTTGCAAGTGTAGTGTAAATCAAAAAAAGTCTCCCCTACCACACCACCTTTGCCACATCACTTCCTGTTTAAAACTGTTGCCCACAGGAAAAGCAAAAGCTAGTGCAATGCATTTTATTTACCATAGAAGGAGCACAGAAATTAAAGTGAACCAAATCATATAGTGAAGAAATGAATAcataattaatacattatttttatactCCCTCTATATATTACTTTATATCGCCTACAATGTTATTATAAAGTATATGACAAACAGACCGTTTTTaacattgttgttgttattgttgttgttttatataaTACTAATGCAAAACATGCACAAATAAAAAGGCTGTGCACAGTATGTTGTTCATACAATTTTACATGTATTAAATGTGTGGAAGATTGCATAGTCAGGAAGATGTGCTGTCACATTATCAGAAAATcttaagtttgtttgaaatttcattaCATATACATGATGGACTGATTCTTAAATCCTTCTTCTCTACATCTTATGTTAAACAGAGAGTTTATAGATTTCTCTACTGGTAAAAAACATATCAGTGTTTGGTGGAGTTACATCATTAAAGTATTTATTTGATGGCCACAGTTTTTGTAACTTGAACCTGACCATGACAAAAGGAATAAGGTGTTTTCACACATTCAAGCAAAActtgaaaaagaaaaaggttgatgtttttgtattttaatcaTTTGAATTATCAGAAATACAATGGGACGTTTTTTTCTCCAAACACCCATTCACCACCTCATCTAACCCATCATGCCTATTACACACTGACACATAAACTTTTAGAGCCTGCAGATAAGGCACATAAATACTGTCCAAGACATCCAGTTCAGAGATAAATACAGCTTAGAAAGACCTTGCTATGTATTTAGTACAATGAAAAACTATATCTTTACAACTTTGGTACAGTGTTCAGTACAATTTATTTAGTACAATGAAAAACTATATCTTTACAACTTTGTTCAGATCTTAAGTGGAAATCAACAGCAACAATTTTCCTTTGCAGAATTTTCATGATGCTATTGCCGATTTCCTTTGTCCTTATCCCATAAATAAGTGGATGCAGAAGTGGAGGGATCAAGATAAAATGAATTGACATAAAGGCATTAACTTCCTTTGTGACATTTAAATTAACTCGACTATATATCACAGAAAAAAGAGTGGCCACTGAAAAATTTATAAAAGTAATCAAGTGGGGGGTGCATGTTTTTAAGGCTTTCTTCTGGGCACTTATTGATGCTTTCAAAGAGACAAATAATATCCTGACATATGAAAGGATAACAAAAATTAGAGGtagaacaacaaaaacaaataccAAAATTATGCTATACAGTTCTGCCCATGTACTTTTGACACAGGAGAGATTAACAAGTATCATATTGTCACAAAACAGTTTGTTTATTGTATACCTGCACATAGGCAACCTTGAAGTAAGATACACCTGCACAGCTAGGGAGCAGACAGGGAAAAAGTACCCAATGAATAGCAGTAGTCTAATTTTTCCTGGTGTCATGATATTATGATACTGTAGAGGCTTGCAGATTGAAACATACCTATCATATGCCATAACTGTCAATATAACATATGCACATGTTGCATAAATATTAACAAAGAACACTTGAAGAATACAGTTGATATATAGTATGTCTTTCAAATCAGTAATAAGATTTTCCATTATTTTAGGAAGTGCAGCAGAGGATCCGATCAGTCCATTAATAGCCAGATTGAATAAAAATATGTACATTGGTTTATGGAGAGTTGTATCCAAGTAGATCACCAGCATCAATGTTACATTTGCAAAAACAGTTGTAAGAAAGACTGCAAGAGAGATTATGAAAACTCCATAATTAAGAGCACCAGGAGGTCCATAATTGGTAAAAATCAGAGTGATGTTCAAACTTGGCAGAATCATTTTTCCTGTTGAAGAGAAAATGCAGGGATTTTAataactgttatatatatatatatatatatatatatatatatatatatatatatatatatatatatatatcacacacacacacacacacacacacaaattgaagTATAACAATACAAGCTACTTGTTTTAGATTATGTACATGGCTTTATACTGAATATAGTATGGCAGCCTACAGTATATGGAAATAATTTCAAatgaatactgtatatagtggGTTAGGTCTAGTATATTCTGAGATATTCAAATACCTACAATATTCAGGCTCTCCTGTCTTCTGAAGTCTTGTATAGCTTTATACTGCTTCATGTGTTAAAGGCCCTCCTCCCTTTCATTTCAGATTACAAGAAAAAAGTCTTCCAGTgacacaaattaaaaatgttataaacaTTATGAGACACACCTTACATGTTATCCAAACTGACTTTTctgtaacatgttttttaaactatGCTGAAATCTGTATAAATATTTACATCAttagtaaaacagcagattttcAGTTCATAAGCAATaacgtttttcatctcacatttgttttcatGACACTATTGATCAGGTTTCGATTTAAGGTTTAGTgtagggaggtacgttttgttgatttaaaactcaaagcattaaccttaaaaaatgtatctgtttttcaTCACACATTAGCTATTCatgacactgttggttaggtttaggcttaaaGTTTATGGTAAGAAGGTATGTTTTTTTGATTGAAAACTCTATTgaccattaaccttaaaaacctcatctgtttgggagaaaatttaacctgcttttagcaccacacagtgtacctcggaactgctgcgatatgtgtaaaaaaaaacatgtaatataattttgcaaaaatgtcaccgcAGTCTtgcaattttttatgttttaggcTGGTATTTCACATTATTGAAGATTGCCCTTAAATTAAGATACAAATAAGTAATTTCCAAAGCATTGTGTTTTTTCAGCATGATCACAAGGGAACTCGATGTGTTGATTCTGAATGTTCTGGTACCTTGGCaaggtcttctgaagcaatccagttggttttgggtgagaacagaccaaaatgtaactcctttttcactggacATCTTGTcattcaagctcgattacactttttGGCACTTGACGctgatttgctcttttgttttcggatttgctgttgtgttttatgatttattgatgtgtttctgaattgttattttgtctttgaatttgctgttgtgtttttagatttgttgttttgttttgcacttcatggccaccacaggaatgacatgagggagaataaatgatgagagaatgtcatttttgggtgaacaaaccctttaataGATAGTGTGTAAATCTAAACAGCTCCCTCTGCCCGTCAAGGGAAATAGTAAGGTGTGGGTGTTTAAAACTTATGTCTGTTAAAAAAAGTTTCTAGAAAAATGTTGCGATGTGCTTAAAaagtgttaaagtgatagttcactcaaaaatcacAATACTCACATTACTTCAAGCCTAATTCATGTAATGGAAAATGCAACtctcattaaaatatattatataatatataatattatttaatttgatacTTACATTAGAAATAATGCTGTttgctttttctttcatttttattgccAGGAGAATATAACATATGATAcattaacctagtttccatccacttttcatgctgttttgttatcgacaaagtgaaaatgtgtaaaaaatgttttgctaaaTTTTCCGCCTtctgcttgtttccattcaaatggccttttatctataaaaatggtgtgcatgatgaaaatggtgtgcaaaaaaaaacactttgtcgcataagttttggtttatcgcaaaagaaagctgcccttaagccatttccatacagaaatgtgtgtatattgctaattgtgtaccttttgcctcccTGATGTGCATAATTTTTTCCTCTcaagtctttgtaaaatggggagagtattgagacagttcattgaaattagccagcttactgtcattttaatttcacaaatcaatacaatcagaagaggaggaattgcaatcaaaagggaacagttgcccttctgataggactgtaatattggtcctgatcgcaggttgccaccagttCCGACCTGAAAGAGAATCGTCATGGCACTGTTCAAGCTGACAACCtacaccaagtagtgggggaaactttcatcttagtataaggactatccatcgatgtgtatatgctgtgtgcacagctattaaagacaaattgatgcggtgtaatatcagggtttacatatagtATGATACATCCCTGATTTtcagtaggctattttgaacaatcttcTAATTTAGATTGTCATCTAAAGTTTATTTTAGCATTataatacaatttacattttctgaaaaatctcagcaaatgcgatctgaggtaaagagggttagatttaaaatgtttaaaagttttaaaatgttcaaaagctagttttctgaaagtgaactcagcactggataaatagttctgatagtttatattcttgaaaaaagtgtagaacattctgagaatgtcattcagccggcTTTTATCGTCTACAAAACAGGGTAAGgataatttaagtttgtgtaaagaaaaggcaattatataggcctaacaatattattttttgtttggtaattaattgttttaatgtaatgcttttttcgtttggtaatttatttcatttaatacagggaattttgcctgcatttttccaaaagtaagctaaacaataattttatagaactgGGCTATGTtaatgttccaaaaaagcacactgaagcttttctcctagtagtgtgtatttctttttaatttaaaatatctttgtgcatAGACATgatctgttttttgtattgtcggctaattagaatcagaatgagctttattgccaagtatgcatacacatacaaggaatttgtcttggtgacagaagcttccagtgcacaaacaatacaacaataataaaatatagaatacaaataaaaagtgaacataaaatataagtatatgtagaaatacacaataagacaatgtgtgtgtatatatatatatatatatatatataatatgaacagttgaagtcagaagtttacatacacttacatacacttacatacattttttaatcactccacagatttaatataagcacactaagttaactgtgcctttaagcagcttggaaaattccagaaaatgatgtcaagcctgttgacaattagccaattagcttctaatagatggtgtactgaattggaggtgtacctgtggatgtattttgaaGCCTTGTCACGAACTGTTCTGTGTTTCCCCTGTCTTTTAGAGACTCTTATTCTGAAATCACCTTCTTCACTATGTTTCCCAAGATGCACAattatcatcctcacctgtcttccctCATCATTGTCTTCAGCTGTTTTGCATTTACCTTCATTTGTGCCCCTATTTAGACTGTCACGTTCAGTTATTCCTGGTCTAATCTTGTCCATAGTAGCATAGAAGCTAAGTAGTTCTTTTGTTCATCA is a window encoding:
- the LOC127422005 gene encoding olfactory receptor 52K1-like, which codes for MILPSLNITLIFTNYGPPGALNYGVFIISLAVFLTTVFANVTLMLVIYLDTTLHKPMYIFLFNLAINGLIGSSAALPKIMENLITDLKDILYINCILQVFFVNIYATCAYVILTVMAYDRYVSICKPLQYHNIMTPGKIRLLLFIGYFFPVCSLAVQVYLTSRLPMCRYTINKLFCDNMILVNLSCVKSTWAELYSIILVFVFVVLPLIFVILSYVRILFVSLKASISAQKKALKTCTPHLITFINFSVATLFSVIYSRVNLNVTKEVNAFMSIHFILIPPLLHPLIYGIRTKEIGNSIMKILQRKIVAVDFHLRSEQSCKDIVFHCTK